One part of the Streptomyces sp. NBC_00286 genome encodes these proteins:
- a CDS encoding lipid-transfer protein, producing MAGLKDATAIVGIGQTPFAKQLPESEKTLACRAVLAALDDAGIPPSEVDALASYTMEETDEVELAKAIGAGDLTFFSKVGYGGGGSCATVAHLAAAIATGQASVGVAWRSRKRGSGPRPWKNTAVQLPTPAQWTRPFGLLRPADEIAMLARRYMHEYGATRDHLFNVALACRNRANQNPAAMMYERPLTREMYMTSRWISEPLCLFDNCLETDGALACVIVSKERARDCRHTPVYVHSAAQGLPAQHHGMVNYWNDDPLTGPAWTAARHLWKQADFGPHDVDVAQIYDAFTALIPLSLEGYGFCDRGEGGAFTEGGALEMGGRLPINTSGGGLSEAYVHGFNLINEGVKQLRGTSTAQVPDASTCLVTAGEGVPTSAILLRN from the coding sequence ATGGCCGGGCTCAAGGACGCGACCGCCATCGTCGGCATCGGTCAGACCCCATTCGCCAAGCAACTCCCGGAGTCCGAGAAGACCTTGGCCTGCCGCGCCGTACTCGCCGCGCTCGACGACGCCGGGATCCCGCCGAGCGAGGTCGACGCGCTCGCCTCGTACACGATGGAGGAGACCGACGAGGTCGAGCTGGCGAAGGCGATCGGCGCCGGGGATCTCACCTTCTTCAGCAAGGTGGGCTACGGCGGGGGCGGTTCGTGCGCCACCGTCGCCCATCTCGCGGCCGCGATCGCCACCGGGCAGGCCTCCGTCGGGGTCGCCTGGCGGTCGCGGAAGCGGGGTTCCGGGCCGAGGCCCTGGAAGAACACGGCCGTCCAACTCCCCACCCCCGCCCAGTGGACCCGCCCCTTCGGCCTCCTCCGCCCGGCCGACGAGATCGCCATGCTCGCGCGCCGCTATATGCACGAGTACGGCGCGACCCGCGACCACCTCTTCAACGTCGCCCTCGCCTGCCGCAACCGCGCCAACCAGAACCCCGCCGCGATGATGTACGAGCGCCCGCTGACCCGCGAGATGTACATGACCTCCCGCTGGATCAGCGAACCCCTCTGCCTCTTCGACAACTGCCTCGAGACGGACGGGGCGTTGGCCTGCGTGATCGTGTCGAAGGAACGGGCCCGCGACTGCCGGCACACACCCGTGTACGTCCACTCCGCCGCCCAGGGCCTGCCCGCCCAGCACCACGGCATGGTCAACTACTGGAACGACGACCCGCTGACCGGCCCGGCGTGGACCGCCGCCCGACACCTGTGGAAGCAGGCGGACTTCGGCCCACATGACGTGGATGTCGCGCAGATCTACGACGCCTTCACGGCACTCATCCCGCTCTCCCTCGAGGGCTACGGCTTCTGCGATCGCGGCGAGGGCGGGGCGTTCACGGAAGGGGGCGCTCTCGAGATGGGAGGGCGGCTGCCGATCAACACCAGCGGCGGAGGACTCTCCGAGGCGTACGTCCATGGCTTCAACCTCATCAACGAGGGCGTGAAGCAGTTGCGCGGGACGAGCACCGCCCAGGTCCCGGACGCTTCGACGTGCCTGGTCACGGCGGGCGAGGGGGTTCCGACCTCCGCGATCCTCCTACGGAACTGA
- a CDS encoding fatty acid--CoA ligase family protein — translation MRGDLEWGSIPGLVRAAADRYGDAEAVVEGRTRVSYAELGARVERAAAACIANGVQTGDRVAIWAPNSLDWIVSALGAVSAGAVLVPLNTRFKGAEAAYVLERSRARLLFVTGTFLGTSYVASLRRAASEGPTSEGPTSEGPGAGPLPGLPCLEQVVVLSDDAPADFRTWKDFLASGDGVGEPEVRARSAALSPDSPSDIIFTSGTTGRPKGAVITHAQTLRAYEVWSDLAGLRTGDRYLIVNPFFHTFGYKAGVIACLMRGATMVPQPVFNIDTALANIASERISVLPGPPTLHQSLLDHPSRDSYDLSALRLVVTGAAVVPLRLVERLRTELGVGTVLTAYGLSEASGIVTMCRRGDEPAVIASTSGRAIPDTEVKVVDPTGAALPPDTPGEVLVRGFNVMQGYFEDPQSTATVLTPDGWLRTGDVGVLDSAGNLRITDRIKDMFIVGGFNAYPAEIEQLLGLHPDVADVAVIGIPDGRLGEVGKAYVVRRPGSTLTSDDLIAWARREMANYKVPRVVEFVGELPRNASGKVVKGELRGR, via the coding sequence ATGCGCGGGGACCTGGAGTGGGGCAGCATCCCGGGGCTGGTCCGTGCGGCGGCCGACCGGTACGGGGACGCCGAGGCGGTCGTGGAGGGCCGTACGCGCGTCTCCTACGCGGAACTGGGCGCCCGCGTGGAGCGAGCCGCGGCGGCCTGTATCGCGAACGGTGTCCAGACCGGCGACCGCGTGGCCATCTGGGCGCCGAACTCGCTGGACTGGATCGTCTCGGCGCTGGGCGCGGTGTCGGCCGGGGCGGTGCTCGTACCGCTGAACACGCGCTTCAAGGGGGCTGAGGCGGCGTATGTGCTGGAGCGCAGCCGGGCCAGGTTGTTGTTCGTGACGGGGACGTTCTTGGGGACGTCGTATGTGGCGTCGTTGCGGAGGGCGGCTTCGGAGGGGCCGACGTCGGAAGGGCCGACGTCGGAAGGGCCCGGTGCCGGACCGCTCCCCGGACTGCCGTGCCTGGAGCAGGTGGTGGTGCTGTCGGACGACGCGCCCGCCGACTTCCGTACGTGGAAGGACTTCCTGGCGAGCGGAGACGGGGTGGGGGAGCCGGAGGTACGGGCGCGCTCAGCGGCCCTGTCCCCCGACTCTCCCTCCGACATCATCTTCACCTCGGGTACGACCGGCCGTCCCAAGGGCGCGGTGATCACGCATGCGCAGACCCTGCGGGCGTACGAGGTGTGGAGCGACCTGGCAGGTCTCCGTACCGGCGACCGCTACCTGATCGTGAACCCCTTCTTCCACACCTTCGGCTACAAGGCCGGTGTCATCGCCTGCCTGATGCGGGGCGCGACGATGGTCCCGCAGCCGGTGTTCAACATCGACACGGCGCTGGCGAACATCGCCTCGGAACGGATCTCGGTCCTCCCCGGCCCACCGACGCTCCACCAGTCCCTCCTGGACCACCCGTCCCGAGACTCGTACGACCTCTCGGCCCTGCGCCTGGTGGTGACGGGCGCCGCCGTCGTCCCCCTCCGGCTGGTGGAACGCCTCCGTACGGAACTCGGCGTCGGGACGGTCCTGACCGCGTACGGACTCTCCGAAGCGAGCGGCATCGTCACGATGTGCCGCCGCGGCGACGAACCGGCGGTGATCGCGTCCACGTCGGGGCGGGCGATCCCGGACACGGAGGTGAAGGTCGTGGACCCGACGGGAGCGGCCCTGCCGCCCGACACCCCGGGAGAGGTCCTGGTTCGCGGCTTCAACGTCATGCAGGGCTACTTCGAGGACCCGCAGTCGACGGCCACCGTGCTGACGCCGGACGGCTGGCTGCGTACGGGGGATGTCGGCGTCCTGGATTCCGCGGGCAACCTCCGTATCACCGACCGCATCAAGGACATGTTCATCGTCGGCGGCTTCAACGCGTACCCGGCGGAGATCGAGCAACTCCTCGGCCTCCACCCGGACGTGGCGGACGTCGCGGTGATCGGCATCCCGGACGGCCGCCTCGGCGAGGTGGGCAAGGCCTATGTCGTACGCCGCCCCGGCTCGACCCTGACCTCGGACGACCTGATCGCGTGGGCGCGCCGCGAGATGGCGAACTACAAGGTGCCGCGGGTGGTGGAGTTCGTGGGGGAGTTGCCTCGGAATGCGAGCGGGAAGGTGGTGAAGGGGGAATTGCGGGGGCGGTGA
- a CDS encoding helix-turn-helix domain-containing protein produces the protein MVRRKDIDGSESVPTFYGKELRWKREEAGLTLQQLVEGSFYGQSHLSEIERGERRMPRDLAQHVDRVLKTDGFFERRCEDVRKARRPGHAEYFADVAEMEQLAETIEDWAPMIVPGLLQTAAYARAIVRAAMPWASDDEVEEKVSARMARAELFNSENPPKFWAILDESLIRRPALPDEQMAELLDHIAEVVRTTHSILQIVPEKAAAHPFMMGMTRIMTFPDAPPLVYVESLHSGQVIDYPALVKQYRESYDLLRAAALPPEASLAMIEAAAEDYRNGKPRD, from the coding sequence ATGGTGCGACGCAAGGACATCGACGGCTCGGAGAGCGTCCCGACCTTCTACGGCAAGGAACTGCGGTGGAAGCGGGAGGAAGCGGGGCTCACGCTTCAGCAGTTGGTCGAGGGGAGCTTCTACGGACAGAGCCACCTCAGCGAGATCGAACGCGGCGAGCGGCGCATGCCGCGCGACCTGGCGCAGCACGTGGACCGGGTCCTGAAGACCGACGGCTTCTTCGAGCGCCGGTGCGAGGACGTACGCAAGGCGCGAAGGCCGGGGCACGCGGAGTACTTCGCGGATGTCGCGGAGATGGAGCAGCTTGCGGAGACGATCGAGGACTGGGCGCCGATGATCGTGCCTGGACTGCTGCAGACGGCTGCGTATGCGCGTGCGATCGTACGGGCGGCCATGCCCTGGGCCTCGGACGACGAGGTCGAGGAGAAGGTGAGCGCTCGGATGGCGCGGGCGGAGCTCTTCAACTCAGAGAATCCGCCGAAGTTCTGGGCGATCCTCGACGAGTCGCTGATCCGTCGCCCGGCCCTCCCGGACGAGCAGATGGCCGAACTGCTGGATCACATCGCTGAGGTGGTCCGGACCACGCATTCCATTCTGCAGATCGTCCCGGAGAAGGCCGCCGCTCACCCGTTCATGATGGGCATGACCAGGATCATGACCTTCCCGGACGCTCCTCCCCTGGTGTACGTCGAGAGCCTGCACAGCGGCCAAGTCATCGACTACCCGGCGCTCGTGAAGCAGTACCGAGAGTCGTACGATCTGCTCAGGGCCGCCGCACTGCCGCCTGAGGCGTCCCTGGCCATGATCGAGGCTGCGGCAGAGGACTATCGAAATGGCAAGCCACGAGATTGA
- a CDS encoding DUF397 domain-containing protein, whose product MASTDFDLSKARWRKSSYSNDTGGDCVEVALNLPGAIPVRDSKSHNGPVLLLSLAAWSAFLSNLKK is encoded by the coding sequence ATGGCAAGCACCGACTTTGACTTGAGCAAGGCGCGCTGGAGGAAGAGCAGCTATAGCAACGACACCGGCGGTGATTGCGTAGAGGTAGCCCTCAACCTCCCCGGAGCAATCCCCGTCCGCGACTCCAAGTCCCACAACGGCCCCGTACTCCTGCTCAGCCTCGCCGCCTGGTCCGCCTTCCTCTCGAACCTCAAGAAGTAA
- a CDS encoding DUF397 domain-containing protein, translated as MASHEIDLTAALWRKSSYSNGTGGECVEVALGHPGAIPVRDSKSHNGPMLLIGPTAWSTFIANLGEQGE; from the coding sequence ATGGCAAGCCACGAGATTGATTTGACCGCTGCGCTCTGGCGGAAGAGCAGCTACAGCAACGGCACCGGTGGCGAGTGCGTGGAGGTGGCCCTCGGTCACCCCGGAGCAATCCCCGTCCGCGACTCCAAGTCCCACAACGGCCCCATGCTCCTGATCGGCCCCACCGCCTGGTCCACCTTCATCGCGAACCTCGGGGAACAAGGCGAGTAA